CAgaggtagaattgctgagtcaaagggaATTTAATCGATATTGCAAAGCTAAGTGAGGTTAAACACCTTTTCAAATGCCTGTTTGCCATTCTTATTCCTCTTGGGTAAACTTCCTGTTCATGTTCTGTGGCCATTTTTTGATCAATTTGGAGATGAGTGAAGTTCAGCAGAGTCAAGGCTAGGTTTGTCAGCACTTTGCTCACCCTGTGATCCCTACACCTACGTAACGTGTTCTGCCTCTCTGATATCTGGGGAAGGCACATACCCAGGAAATGTCTAATGGCAGTCACAGCCCCAGTTACACCTGGACCAGGTCACCTTGAGCCTGTCATCTCACCTCTCCAGGCCTAGGTTTCCTCACCTATGCAAGAGAGGTTGAAACTGATGGGGCTCCACTTCTAGTTCTAACAGTGTGAGACCTTAAATCCATGGAGAAAGAGGGACCTCCCAGGCAGACAGCTAGAGCAGGGGCTTCGAGCCAAGACAGAGACTTACAGATGCCAGGATCGCTGCAGGTGAGGGTCCCATCCTCAGGGACCAGGTGGGCATTGTACCTCTGGTTGGCCAGCACCTCTGTCATTTCCCCTGCCCTCTGCCGCTCCCCCATTTTGGTCTTCAGGAAAATCCCAAAACCGATGTCCGAACCATCCGACATGAACTGCCACCTGCAGGGGACACCCACCCACTTAGACATGATTCCGTGTGCATGTGCCCTCTCTGGGGTCCTGCCACCAGGGcttctcccaccccagcccacccccggCACCTATGGCCAGAAGGCTCAGGTCTCCTGGAAGGGTCCAGAACCCTACCTGAGGACACAGCCTGGGAAGAGAATTTCATACTCCACTTGGTGGGAGGAGCCCCGGGAAATCTGCACACTGTGTTCGTACTGCTGTTTCACCTGGTCTCGCACGTAATACTTCTTGGGGATGTCACCCCCGTAGTTGATCTAGAAGCAGAGCACAGAGTGAGCTGGAATGTGCATTTGAGCCAGGCGTCCCTGGTCACCTCTGGCCCCTGGCAACCCATACCTTGGATTTACACTTGGGGTCTCCATCAGGGTCAGTCATGGTGCCCCCATACTCCACAGGCAGCTGGTCAGGGCTGACATGTTTCAGTAAAACCTCCTTCCAGTTTGCTggcaggagagggaaggaaggagaaaaaaggatCACCACTAGGCAGGATTTCATCACAGCCCTGGCAGTCTACacaaaagaggcagaaaaaacCCGTCTGCCCCTGCACACAAAACACGGGCATTGGGAGCACAGGACGTGCGCACAGCTCTGCAGGGGGTTCAAGAGGAGCTGTCACCCAGATGACTGCCCTGTTCTGGACCAGGAAGCAGGATACAGAGGTCCTGTCCCCACTGCCTCTGGCCAGCGAAGCGACCTGAGGCAAATCACTTCATTCTGAGCCTAGTTCCTCCTGCCCTGCAAGGTTATGGTGGGAGTGAAGTGAACTAAGTACTTGAGAGGGTGTTTGTTGTAAACTGTAGAATGCCCTACCTGTATGAGAGTGTATTATCACTCCCAGGAAGGAGATACAAATATTTGAAGTGCAAGTGGGAGGGaacaaagaaaggagggaagggcatTCCACGCAGAGGGAACAGCGCATGTGGCAGGCAGGAGGGCAGTCAACATGATCTGCCCTAGTTAGACTGAGCGTGAGGGCATGACCACTGTCACCTACTGTGCTCACTCgtgatttattgaatgaatgcatCACTGTAGACTGACCCCTTAAATGGGCTCCCTTGGCTTTACCCCAGCCACAGTTTCACTTCTGCTCTTGTTTTGTAGGCTATTTGGCTACCCGTgatttggctctttttttttttttttttttttaaataaccaagCCCTTTCCTGACTAGGAGAGTTTGCCTCAAGTGCAACCAAGGCTGAGATCCACTTCTCTGCCAGATTCCTAAACAAGTATCAGCCAAGGACAATATTTTGATACTGGAAACCTTTCCGTGCTGATGAGACAGACCAGATATAGGGAGCAGCTCCAGGTCACAGGGTACCACCCAGCTTCCTCTGTGGCTGGAGATGCCTGTAAACCCACAGGGATGGTCCAGGGTCTCCCAGCCTTCAGATTTCTAGGGACTTGTGACCATGCAACTCCAGGGGTGCTTTAATCTGTGCTAAGTACCAGTGACCAGCCCAGGGTGAATTTCTCCCCTCCTCTATTGAAGATCCTATACCTTCCCAGCCCGAGGCGGGTTTGGTTGAAAGGGTTTCAGGTGTGGGTGGGGGAACTGACTGAACCTCCTCTGCAGCCCCGCTGCCAGGAAACCGAACTGGCTCATGCTCATGGTGGGTGGCAGCCACAGAAAAGCCAAAAATCATTAGAGCCTTTTCCTCAGACTTTGTGTTTCTTCACCCAGTTCAGCTGGAGGGTTGGAATAAGGCCAGAAGGATTCTTCCCATCTCACAGAGAGGAACTGAGGCTACAAGGACAGAATTTGTTGCACTAGAGCCAGGACCAGCACCCAGAAGTCCTGTGCTTTCCAGACTGCTTTGCACCACACCCAGGCTCAGCACACATTTGGAAAACCTCCACTTTCAATGTGGTGCCTGAAGGTGAACATTCAGAAACCTCCAGAATTCCCTACCCCCAGTTCAACTCCACAGGTGGCATTAAGCCGTCCACGAGCCAGTCCCAATCTACCTTTCTAGGCTTGTCTCCCACCACTCCACATCACGCTCCAGCCAAACTCGACTCTTGCCTGTCCCTGGCTGGCTTGATTCCCATGGGTCTTCCTTGCTGGCTTCCCCTTGTCCCCTGATGTTCTCCTGCTGCCCTGCCTATCCAGTGTCCGTCTGCCCGCTTCCCCACCAAACTCACAATCGCTTCTCCACTCCCTGGTGGGCTCCTCTTTCTCTGCATGTCCTTGAGCCTGGATATTCCCCAGGCTTCAGCCTCTGTTCTGTGGGCAGTCTTATCTCCTCTCAAGGTTTTAGGTGCTGTCTCTATCTAAAACTCCAAATCTCCAGACTGGAGTTTGCCCCTAAGCTTCAGGCCCAGGCATCCCCAACATGTGTACATCTCACAGACTCCTAGAACTCAACTTCAAGCCTTTCCTTCTGATTGTATTATTCCCCAGTGGAACTAACTGCATCAGAGTGACTGCAATGCTATCACTCATGCCAGACACCAGGGAGCCATTCTagatttctcttcctcccttcctacaTCCAGTCAATTGAGTTCTGCTGTTCCACTTCCTATGGAAGTCTGAAATCCACCCTCTCCTCTCCGTCCCTACAGCCCCCGCCCTGGCTCAGGCTTGCAACACCTGGTGCGCAGGCTGTGGCCGTGGTGTACAAACTGGTATCTGTCCTGAGAATCAGATCCTggtaccccaccccctgccccggcTCAGGAACTCCTCTCTGGTGCCCAGTGGCCTGTAGAGTCGTGTCCCAGCTTCCCGACACAGTGCCCTGGATTCTCTGCGACCCAGCTCCTGGCACCTGGCTCCCTCTCCACATCATCTCTTGCACACCCTGTCGTGCGCCCTCTTCAGCTGCCCGTGCCATGGTGTGTAAGGTCTTTGCTCAGGGTTTTTCTTTCTGCCCAACAGCTTCCTGCCTTGCTTCACCCACTCATTCCATAGCTTGCAGCTGAGGGAGGCATCGCCCCCTCCCCAGGCTAGGCGGGGTGAGCGCCCCTGCTCAGTGTTCCCATGGGCTTTTCCTTTTACATGTAACTCCTCTCTTTTACATGTAACATCTCGTGCTGATATACATCTGTTTGTGTCTCCCTTCTCCGAGAGGCCACAAGCTCTTCAAGGGACTCTGTCTTACCTTTGTGGCCTTGACACCTACCTAGTTCAGGGCCGGGCACACAGCAGGTAACCCATCCAATGAAGCCGTGTGTACTTGCCCTCAACTGAAAGCAACCTCTGCTCCTGTGACCTCCCTTCTCTGCCGCATCTAGTGCCTTTTCTATAGTTTGTGTCCTAGCTTTCTCTTAAAGGTCTCCTGTTTCACTGCAAGCTCATTGAGGACAAGGACTGGCATTTCATTCATCTTTGAATTTCTCCAGAGTGTCTGAGAGAAAGAGTTCTTAGGAAAACAGACAGGAAACCCCTTGCTCTGGCCCAGGCTGCTCCTGGGTCCCACTGCTCCCAAACCAGCAGAGGGAGCCTTTGCCCCGGCAGCTCTGGCCGTACCTCTAATGCCATCCCCAGCGGGGCTGCAGCTGTGCCATGGAGTGGAGGAGAGTCTGGGCTACTCACCCCCCAGGACCATGATCTTCTTACGAGTGTCCTCACTCAGGAAGGGTTTGATGAGGTTATACGCCACAGGAAACAGCTTGGGGGCTGGAACAGAGACCAGGCCACGTGAGGCCGGGAGCAGTCCCCACTCTGTCCCTAACAGTGTCCGCCGTAGCCCCCAGTGTCTGGCCACGCACTCCCTGGTGCTGTGGAGCCCACACAGGCAGCCCTATGTGAGGCTCGGCTTTCCTGTCTGTATGGGGGGATGGTCTTCCTTTCTCACGGGGCTGGGTGGCTCGAAGGAGGTAACGAATACGAAAAGCTTTGTGAATTATAAAGCGGTCTGCGTACATCAGGGGTCGGTCTTCTGAACAGGTCCTAAGACCGCACCCTCCACCCCCGACTTTGGCTCACTCTATTTCACTCTCCTTAATCTGTCCCAGTAATATTTTTGGCCCCTCTTTCCCATTGGGCTTCATCACAGGTAGATGCCAACTTACCTTTAATAACAAAAAGACGCTTCAGTGTTTCGGGGTAATTTTCCTCAAACATGCAGAGAAACTGTGGAAAGAATCCAGCGGGCTCAGAACTCTGTGCCAGGGAGGGAGGCCCTGCTTCCTctggcttcccccaccccacagggCCTCCTAGCAGAGGGACCCACCCCCCGACCCTCACCTCtcaccctcccaccaccccccagccctggccttCACCTCTCCATAGGCCTCCACAGCTGGCTTCCAGAGATGTTTGAGGCCAAGCCCCTCACAGTCATAAATCAGGGTGATGGTCTCTATCTTCTTCCCCGTCTGCAGGGGACAGAGGAACAGAAAGTCGCATCAGGCTGCCccccacacaacacacacacagaagcccACCCCGGTTCAGGGAAAATGCTGATTGTACCCTGTGCCCATACTGCAACCAGATCCAGCAGGGCCGTACCTAGGGTTTTCCAAATCGAGGTAATTACCCCAGGCCAGAATTGTGGCCTAGACAAGTCACCCTTCCCGTTTAGATCTCCGTGTTCTCATCCAGTAAACAACTGGGTGAACTTAGATTACATCTGAAGTCTCTTCTGTTCTGCAGTTTGACCTGGTGGCCCCCCTCGTCCTCTGCACCCCATGCAGCCACTCATCTCGCAGGCACAGATGCTCTCTGTCCAGTCTAAGCCCTTAAGGTGCATCCCTAACGCTTCTCTGCATGCCCAGCCCCACAGGGCCTCTGCGCACACTAGGTTTTCAGTGAATGTGGAAGACACTGTTGAAATGTCCCCAAATGTATCACATGGTCTCACTGGATCTTTACGACTGctgaggaggagggcaggggagaggacCATGGCAGCTCCGCCTTGCTCTTCAGTCTTTTTCCAGTAAGAGAATCAGCTGTCCTTAGCTTTGTCTGAATTCAGAGTTAGGGAAGCACAGAATCTGAGCTCACTGACACCAGCGGCACCCAAATACTTGTCCAAGGATAGAGTGGTCCCTGACAAGGATTCCCCTGGTGCCCAGGTAACAGGAGAAAAGTAATGATAACGTAGCACGTTTTCTATGAAGCTAAACCTTACTCAATTAAAGGACGGCCCTTTATTCTGAGACAATGCCGTCCCTATAGTTTGGCGGGTTAATTATGGCAATTATAGCTGGTTAGTGTTTTCTAAGTCcttattggaaaaataaaaattcagtaacATAGATCACTCCCTAAAACTGCAATTTCACTGGTCTATGAAATCTAAACGTCGGGGCCTAAAGCTGCCCTTAAAGCCACGTGTGACACCCACACTTCTGCGTGACCACCTCCACCGGGCGTTAACTCCTCTTCAGCTGTGCTGGTCCCCTCACCTTTTCGGTCTGGCAGGCGCACTCCCGCAGAAGCAGCTCGCAGTCCCGCATCTTGGTCTTGACCAAGTCCTGTTTGGTGGCTGAGAGGAGCAGACCCTTGGCATCCAGAGGTCCAATGATGTCGTACCAGATGGGGCAGCCATCCAGGTCATAGCCACACATGCCCCCTGAGAGATACTGTTGGACCACCTGGGCCCAGACAGAGATGGGGGCGCCTGGTCAGCAGGCCCCGGGCGGCCACACCTTCCCGGTGTCCAGGGCCTTCCTCTGGGTTCATCCGCCCCTGGGTGCCAATGGATACTCATTCAATGACTTGGCGTTGTCAGACCTTTCCTCTGAGGGTCCCAGTCCCATAGACCCAGGATACAAATCGTGGGTCTAACAGACCTCACGTGGTGTGGGGCGGGATAATCTGTTCTCACCTCTGGAGGCTGCCAGCTCATGATGTTGTCAATGTCCTTTTGCTTTCGGACCTCCACATGCTGCAAACACACGAGGGCTTTAAAAaagcggggcggggagggggtggtcCTTAACAGGCATCTAGCAATGGGTGACAGCACGAACAGACTACCGGACCACAGGTAAGTCACGAGAAGGCAACCAGCAGGAATGGAAAAGAAGGAAGTGCCTGTTTCAGAGGTCTCAGCAGAACAGATTACAATTCTTGGCTGGCCCAGAACTATGAAAGCTCTGTTTCCAGGGAAGGGAATGCACTTTGCCCTGGAGGATAAGGCAGTACGGGTCGGCTAATACTCAGATATGTCACATAAGCCACAGGCAGTGatcggggtgggagggggtggacaGAAGTCCAAGCACGGTGTGATTCTGATGGGCAGGAATGGAGGCAACAGTGGGCTTTGGAGCCAAATGGGTCTCACCTTCCGGAGCATGGCCTCAGACTTCTGCAGGTCGAAGCTTCTTGCTGTAACAGGGAAACATGGTCAGGGTTAGGATAGCAGCCTGGGCGCCAAGAATGGGAAGATTTCCCTGCTCCTGTGCTGGAACGCCCACTGACTCTCAGATCACCCCACATATAGAAGCTAATGTGAGGGCATTCACTGCTTCTAGAGCACCACAGCccctgggcttttctctagttgcagcgagcgggggctactcttcgttgcggtgcgcgggcttctcactgcggtggtttcccttgttgcggagcacgggctctaggtgcgtgggcttcggtagttgtggcacacgggctcagtagttgtggctcgcgggctctagagggcaagcgcagtagttgtggcgtatgggcttagttgctccgcggcatgtgggatcttcccggaccagggctcgaacccgtgtcccctgcgttggcaggcggattcacaaccactgcgccaccagggaagcccgggtgaAGGGTCTTATCTCCTGTCAGGGAAAGCGAACCCTGGACCCCCTTATCATTTACCCTTCTCCTTCCACAAAGTTAACCTCCTCCACGGTCTACATCCAGTCCTGAGAGCTTGACCTGTGGTTCAAAGATGAATACAGATGCCGCATAATCTGGGGCAGGACTGGCAGAATGTTCCAGTAGGATGGAGGGGAGATGAGCCTCCAGTCAACCTTGCCATGTCCTCAAAGGACCCATGCATACCCCAGGGGGACACAGAGGGCCCTCCTCTTCCCAGGGTTCCCAGAAAGTTTCAGAATTAGATTTCACCTGGCTCAACTCTATTTCATGTACAAACCCTGACATGCTGTCCTGCTCAAGCTTGAACACAAagacctccctgccccccaagGCCATCTGCTCCCAAACAATCCAAGCTGCCATTTGCACACAGCCCTCACTGTTGTACTGAGCAGAGACCCTCTACAGAGACATTCAGAGAGGAGGGGCGGGGTTGCTTCCTCAGCCACGTGACCACCTTTCCAATACTGGCAAATTCTGTGCTGCCACCCTGAGTGCTCCCTGCTATCATGCTGCCCGTCCATGGATCCTTTAACCATCCTTCAAAGCTTGGTCTCAAGTCCATCAACTTCCCTTTGGATGTTTTCCAGTTTGCCAGTGCCCCTCTTGAAGTGTGTGGTCCAGAGCACAGGTGTTGCCTACCCTTCTCCGATTAAGCCTAAGAACTTTCTCGGCACCAGGCCAGGCCCTTAACTCAGGCGAAGCTTACAGTCAACTGAAACCCCCAAATTCTTTTCACCTGTGCTGCTTATGAAGCCTCTACCCCATAGGTTGAGAGGTGGTTTTCTGGATCTATCCCTATCAGATTTCATCTTGTTATGGCCAGCtgcatttcatctttttttttttttttttttttttttaatttttggctgcgttgggtctttgttgctgcaggcaggcttttctctggttgcagcgagcagggactactctttgttgtggtgtgcaggcttctcattgcggtggcttctcttgttgtggagcacgggctctaggcacacgggcttcagtagttgtggcacatgggctcagtagttgtggctcacgggctctagagcgcaggctcagtagttgtggtgcacgggcttagctgctccacggcatgtgggatcttcccagaccagggctcgaacccatgtcccctgcattggcaagcagactcttaaccactgcgccaccagggaagcccctgcatttcATCTTTTAAAGAGTTTCTGAGATCCAGATTCTGACCAATTTTGCCATTTGACCTATGAACTGTCCCTCCCAGCTGTATGTCCTCTGTGGGTCTGATTGACATCCAGATCTGCTGACAGCCCTGGAACCTGGGCCAGACAGGCTGCCCTCTGGACTGTCACCGGCCCCTTAATCACTGCTCTTCGGGAGTGGCCGAGCACATTCCCTGATTCTGCTGCCCTGAAATGCAGTCCACTCTCTTGCACCCAAGGATGCGACAAGAGATTTGACCAATGCCATACCCTGTCATGTGTGCTAGACACACGTTTGCAGAAATGAGCAGCCTTCCCTCTTGGGAAATTCCTTCTCATGGTCACCCTTCACATGCCATTGTAGCATCAGGGGGCAGCTTTCAGAGAAATATAATCTGGGTTTGCATCTCAGCCCTTCCACCTTCTTCCTGTTTGACCTTGGACAAGATACTGCACGTCTCTGGCCGAATCATCCAGTGAGCTAGAAACACTTGGAAGATGCCATGTGATGCATGGCACCATGCTATCATGATGGGGGAGCCCAGCTGGACCTGAAAGTGGGAATCCTCCATGGGAGGGACACACCCAGCTGTGAGGAGAGTCATCTTCCTTGGGAACAGGAGTGGTGGTGAACTTCGGGCCCCCTTA
The sequence above is a segment of the Eschrichtius robustus isolate mEscRob2 chromosome 14, mEscRob2.pri, whole genome shotgun sequence genome. Coding sequences within it:
- the SEC14L2 gene encoding SEC14-like protein 2 — protein: MSGRVGDLSPRQKEALAKFRENVQDVLPTLPNPDDYFLLRWLRARSFDLQKSEAMLRKHVEVRKQKDIDNIMSWQPPEVVQQYLSGGMCGYDLDGCPIWYDIIGPLDAKGLLLSATKQDLVKTKMRDCELLLRECACQTEKTGKKIETITLIYDCEGLGLKHLWKPAVEAYGEFLCMFEENYPETLKRLFVIKAPKLFPVAYNLIKPFLSEDTRKKIMVLGANWKEVLLKHVSPDQLPVEYGGTMTDPDGDPKCKSKINYGGDIPKKYYVRDQVKQQYEHSVQISRGSSHQVEYEILFPGCVLRWQFMSDGSDIGFGIFLKTKMGERQRAGEMTEVLANQRYNAHLVPEDGTLTCSDPGIYVLRFDNTYSFIHAKKVSFTVEVLLPDKASEEKMKQLGAVTPK